A genome region from Akkermansiaceae bacterium includes the following:
- a CDS encoding ABC transporter permease subunit — MTPEETQLPDPKRFEVSRATLWFDRFMGWAIRFGGIAVILAVFGIFWFIGKEVVPLFRPGEVVESTEVSADVAPLILGVDEWGDMPFFYSGGQTVVFVDGQSGQRSEIQVPGLEGLTVTASSYDPVNRRVALGLGDGRVGSFIVGYERVFENGEAKGVKPSVTAEPWFELKAGEGAVTGIAYGDDGTSRVVAAKRGTGEARTVEVLRLGMKGGLIGGKTLKLLAEVDVSSEIEGDVVMLRASQNGSMVLAANAEGEVTYLLADSAGVTRRQVFSPFGGGGLAEMDFLFGGVSVILTATDGRQEQWSLFRKSDDAERLFGMTKDFPNLGPGEKVFAKSQRNRTFLTGAGKSLSIRHSTSGAVRWEGEAEFAPAAAILDAKGESFWIASAGGEARKFEVKDHHPDAGLEAFFGKVWYEGGDGPVYQWQSTGGTGDFEAKLSLVPLIFGSLKGTAYALLFSVPIALLAAVFSAAFLPPDVKRFVKPTMEIMSSLPSVVLGFLAGLWLAPILENRVPSVLMLVIFIPAAALLVGYAWCRMPLAFRNRFEGGAEWVIVVPFLALAAFAGWSLGPVIERVFFIYTDPASGAKIADFTLWWPQATGTRFEQRNSLVLGFIMGFAVIPVIFTIAEDALSNVPKNLTAAAAALGANRWQVVWTVMLPVASSGIFSALMIGFGRAVGETMIMVMATGNTPIMEWNIFNGMRTLAANIAVELPEAPVGSTHYRTLFLGAVVLFAMTFVMNTIAEILRQRLREKNKLV, encoded by the coding sequence ATGACCCCCGAAGAAACCCAACTCCCGGACCCGAAGCGATTCGAGGTTTCCCGGGCGACCCTCTGGTTCGACCGCTTCATGGGCTGGGCGATCCGTTTCGGCGGGATCGCTGTGATCCTGGCGGTGTTCGGGATCTTCTGGTTCATCGGCAAGGAGGTCGTGCCGCTGTTCAGACCGGGCGAGGTGGTCGAAAGCACGGAGGTCTCTGCGGACGTTGCGCCGCTCATCCTCGGCGTGGACGAATGGGGCGATATGCCGTTTTTCTACTCCGGCGGGCAGACGGTGGTGTTCGTGGACGGGCAAAGCGGGCAACGCAGCGAGATCCAGGTGCCGGGGCTGGAGGGGCTCACCGTGACGGCGAGTTCCTACGATCCGGTCAACCGCCGCGTCGCCCTCGGCCTTGGGGACGGGCGGGTCGGCTCATTCATAGTCGGCTATGAAAGGGTTTTCGAAAACGGCGAGGCGAAGGGCGTGAAGCCATCCGTCACCGCCGAGCCATGGTTTGAGCTGAAGGCCGGTGAGGGGGCCGTGACAGGGATCGCATACGGGGATGACGGCACATCGCGCGTCGTCGCGGCGAAGCGCGGAACCGGCGAGGCAAGGACGGTGGAGGTCCTGCGGCTCGGGATGAAGGGCGGCCTCATCGGCGGCAAGACACTCAAGCTGCTTGCGGAGGTGGATGTCTCCTCGGAAATCGAAGGCGATGTGGTGATGCTGCGCGCCTCGCAGAACGGAAGCATGGTGCTGGCCGCGAACGCCGAGGGCGAGGTGACCTACCTGCTCGCAGACTCCGCCGGCGTGACGAGGCGCCAGGTTTTCAGCCCCTTCGGGGGCGGCGGCCTGGCCGAGATGGATTTCCTTTTCGGCGGCGTTTCCGTGATCCTGACCGCCACCGATGGCCGCCAGGAACAGTGGAGCCTGTTCCGGAAAAGCGACGATGCGGAACGGCTCTTCGGCATGACCAAGGACTTTCCCAACCTCGGCCCGGGCGAGAAGGTTTTTGCGAAAAGCCAGCGCAACCGCACCTTCCTGACAGGTGCCGGGAAATCGCTCTCCATCCGCCACAGCACCTCGGGTGCCGTCCGCTGGGAAGGTGAGGCGGAATTCGCCCCCGCTGCCGCCATCCTCGATGCGAAGGGCGAGTCTTTCTGGATCGCCTCCGCAGGCGGTGAGGCGCGGAAGTTCGAGGTGAAGGATCACCACCCGGATGCGGGATTGGAGGCGTTCTTCGGAAAAGTCTGGTACGAGGGCGGCGACGGCCCGGTGTACCAATGGCAGTCCACCGGCGGCACCGGCGACTTCGAGGCCAAGCTCTCCCTGGTGCCGCTCATCTTCGGCTCGCTCAAGGGAACCGCCTACGCCCTGCTGTTCTCGGTGCCCATAGCCCTGCTCGCCGCCGTTTTCTCCGCCGCTTTCCTGCCGCCGGATGTGAAGCGCTTCGTCAAGCCTACCATGGAGATCATGTCCTCGCTGCCCTCCGTGGTGCTCGGCTTCCTCGCCGGGCTGTGGCTTGCGCCCATCCTGGAAAACCGCGTCCCATCGGTGCTCATGCTGGTGATCTTCATCCCCGCCGCCGCACTGCTGGTCGGTTATGCCTGGTGCCGCATGCCGCTCGCCTTCCGCAACCGCTTCGAGGGCGGCGCGGAATGGGTGATCGTCGTCCCCTTCCTCGCCCTCGCCGCCTTCGCAGGCTGGTCGCTTGGGCCGGTCATCGAGCGGGTTTTCTTCATCTACACGGATCCGGCCAGCGGGGCGAAGATCGCCGATTTCACGCTATGGTGGCCGCAGGCGACAGGCACGCGCTTCGAGCAGCGCAACTCGCTGGTGCTCGGCTTCATCATGGGCTTCGCCGTCATCCCCGTGATTTTCACCATCGCCGAGGACGCCCTCTCCAATGTCCCGAAGAACCTGACGGCAGCAGCAGCAGCCCTCGGAGCGAACCGCTGGCAGGTGGTCTGGACGGTCATGCTGCCCGTTGCATCCTCCGGGATTTTCTCCGCGCTGATGATCGGTTTCGGGCGCGCTGTCGGGGAAACGATGATCATGGTGATGGCCACCGGCAACACCCCCATCATGGAGTGGAATATCTTCAACGGGATGCGCACGCTCGCCGCAAACATCGCCGTGGAACTGCCCGAGGCTCCCGTCGGCTCCACCCACTACCGCACGCTGTTCCTGGGCGCGGTCGTCCTTTTCGCCATGACCTTCGTGATGAACACCATCGCCGAGATCCTCCGCCAGCGCCTCCGCGAGAAAAACAAGCTTGTCTGA
- the pstA gene encoding phosphate ABC transporter permease PstA — translation MPSRKQFATTGRSRKGEPLVWLTAAGLAIGVTMALGLFLLILVKGAASFWPKRIELFEIRKGDTTELIAGFETQSRTRKDADGKEVREIQVFRGNKDFSNDTFLYIDARDIVSRSLPEDGILIERLTYGPAIGEPVALLVDGERIGADDGAFREALGSVIGKSGETREKVLHIERKQIGKISLAMEELSRAEKAGRMTPEAAAGERAALQAEFDKLKAKASELDESMAANSLIYKISDGREKTLPSDQLLGVFSPNRTGFFGRLGESLRRAWHFLVEEPREANTEGGVFPAIFGTVVMTLVMSFFVTPFGVIAAIYLREYAKQGAMVRIVRICVNNLAGVPSIVFGVFGLAFFVYFVGANIDQTFFSEKLPTPTFGTPGILWASLTLALLTLPVVIVATEEALSAVPRGVREAALACGASKWQAIQRVVLPASLPGILTGVILAMARGAGEVAPLMLVGVVKLAPSLPIDDVAPFIHAERKFMHLGFHIYDLGFQSPDAEAAKPMVYATALLLIIVVVTLNLTAITIRNRLRKRYAVSSF, via the coding sequence ATGCCTTCACGAAAACAGTTCGCCACGACCGGAAGGTCGCGCAAGGGCGAGCCTTTGGTATGGCTCACCGCCGCCGGGCTTGCCATCGGCGTGACCATGGCGCTGGGGCTTTTCCTTCTCATCCTTGTCAAGGGCGCGGCATCCTTCTGGCCCAAGCGCATCGAGCTTTTCGAGATCCGGAAAGGCGACACCACCGAGCTCATCGCGGGATTCGAGACCCAGTCGCGCACCCGCAAGGATGCGGATGGGAAAGAGGTGCGGGAGATCCAGGTCTTCCGCGGCAACAAGGATTTCAGCAACGACACCTTCCTCTACATCGATGCCCGGGACATCGTTTCGCGCAGCCTCCCGGAGGACGGCATCCTCATCGAGCGTCTCACCTACGGCCCTGCGATCGGGGAGCCGGTGGCGCTTTTGGTGGACGGCGAACGCATCGGCGCAGACGATGGGGCATTCCGCGAAGCCCTCGGCTCCGTCATCGGCAAAAGCGGCGAGACCCGCGAAAAGGTTCTCCACATCGAGCGCAAGCAGATTGGGAAAATCAGCCTGGCGATGGAAGAGCTGTCACGTGCGGAAAAGGCCGGGCGGATGACGCCGGAAGCGGCTGCGGGGGAACGCGCCGCGCTCCAGGCGGAGTTCGACAAGCTCAAGGCAAAGGCCTCCGAGCTCGATGAATCCATGGCCGCCAACAGCCTGATCTACAAGATCTCTGATGGCCGTGAAAAGACCCTCCCTTCCGACCAGTTGCTCGGCGTCTTCTCGCCGAACCGCACCGGATTTTTCGGACGCCTCGGGGAAAGCCTGAGGCGCGCATGGCATTTCCTCGTCGAGGAACCCCGCGAGGCGAACACCGAGGGCGGCGTCTTCCCGGCCATCTTCGGAACCGTGGTGATGACCCTGGTGATGAGTTTCTTCGTCACCCCCTTCGGCGTCATCGCCGCCATCTACCTGCGCGAATATGCCAAGCAGGGCGCGATGGTCCGCATCGTCCGCATCTGCGTGAACAACCTCGCTGGCGTGCCGTCCATCGTCTTCGGCGTCTTCGGCCTCGCGTTCTTCGTATATTTCGTCGGCGCGAACATCGACCAGACCTTCTTTTCCGAGAAACTCCCCACCCCCACCTTCGGCACTCCGGGCATCCTCTGGGCATCGCTGACACTTGCGCTGCTCACCCTGCCCGTTGTCATCGTCGCCACCGAGGAAGCCCTCTCCGCCGTCCCGCGCGGCGTCCGCGAGGCCGCCCTCGCCTGCGGCGCATCCAAGTGGCAGGCGATCCAGCGCGTCGTGCTTCCCGCCTCGCTCCCCGGCATCCTCACCGGGGTCATCCTCGCCATGGCGCGCGGCGCGGGCGAGGTCGCACCGCTCATGCTCGTCGGCGTGGTGAAGCTCGCCCCGTCACTCCCCATCGACGATGTCGCACCCTTCATCCACGCCGAGCGCAAGTTCATGCACCTCGGCTTCCACATCTATGACCTCGGCTTCCAATCGCCCGATGCCGAGGCCGCCAAGCCCATGGTCTACGCCACCGCACTGCTGCTCATCATCGTCGTCGTCACCCTCAACCTCACCGCAATCACCATCCGCAACCGCCTCAGGAAACGCTACGCCGTTTCAAGCTTCTGA
- the pstB gene encoding phosphate ABC transporter ATP-binding protein: protein MPPAQKTPRPDFIRIEDFSFHYGAKQAIFRIDMAIPENEVTALIGPSGCGKSTLLRNMNRMNDLIDGVRHEGDIRLDGTSLYDPSVEVISLRKRVGMVFQKYNPFAKSIYENVVFSLRVAGRSGKRELDETVERSLTEAALWDEVKDRLHESAFGLSGGQQQRLCIARAIANRPEILLMDEPCAALDPLATLKIEELITKLKSRYTIVIVTHNMEQATRCSDRTAFLYMGKLIEYGKTMQIFESPRHEQTEAYITGRFS, encoded by the coding sequence ATGCCCCCAGCCCAGAAAACACCCCGCCCGGATTTCATCCGCATCGAGGACTTCAGCTTCCACTACGGCGCGAAGCAGGCGATCTTCCGCATCGACATGGCGATCCCGGAAAACGAGGTCACCGCCCTCATCGGCCCTTCGGGCTGCGGGAAATCGACCTTGCTGCGGAACATGAACCGCATGAACGACCTCATCGACGGCGTCCGCCACGAAGGCGACATCCGCCTCGACGGCACCAGCCTCTACGATCCCTCCGTGGAAGTGATTTCCCTGCGCAAGCGCGTCGGCATGGTGTTCCAGAAATACAACCCCTTCGCGAAGTCGATCTACGAAAACGTCGTCTTCAGCCTGCGCGTCGCCGGCCGCAGCGGCAAACGCGAGCTCGATGAAACCGTCGAGCGCTCGCTCACGGAAGCCGCCCTGTGGGACGAGGTGAAAGACCGCCTCCACGAAAGCGCCTTCGGCCTCTCCGGCGGCCAGCAGCAGCGCCTCTGCATCGCCCGCGCCATCGCAAACCGCCCGGAAATCCTGCTCATGGACGAGCCCTGCGCCGCGCTCGATCCGCTCGCCACCCTCAAGATCGAGGAGCTCATCACCAAGCTCAAGAGCCGCTACACGATCGTCATCGTCACCCACAACATGGAGCAGGCCACCCGCTGCTCCGACCGCACCGCCTTCCTCTACATGGGCAAGCTCATCGAATACGGCAAGACCATGCAGATCTTCGAAAGCCCGCGCCATGAGCAGACGGAAGCCTACATCACCGGGAGGTTCAGCTGA
- a CDS encoding phosphate ABC transporter ATP-binding protein, protein MSRRKPTSPGGSAEMSATDQTTAILCSGVDFSYGKSRAIKDISMEIARNEVTAFIGPSGCGKSTLLRCFNRMNDFIPGAKVTKGTIEIEGIEIHDPEVDGVELRRRVGMVFQKSNPFPRTIYENVAYGPRILGEKNKGALDATVEKALRGAALWDEVKDRLNESAFSLSGGQQQRLCIARTCAVEPSVILMDEPCSALDPIATARVEELIHGLKADYTIVIVTHNMQQAARVSDKTAFFYLGELIEYGATARMFSNPRVKQTEEYITGRFG, encoded by the coding sequence ATGAGCAGACGGAAGCCTACATCACCGGGAGGTTCAGCTGAAATGAGCGCCACCGACCAGACAACCGCCATCCTCTGCTCCGGGGTCGATTTCTCCTACGGGAAATCTCGCGCCATCAAGGACATCAGCATGGAAATCGCCCGCAACGAGGTCACCGCTTTCATCGGCCCCTCGGGCTGCGGGAAATCGACCCTGCTGCGCTGCTTCAACCGCATGAACGATTTCATCCCCGGCGCGAAGGTCACCAAGGGCACCATCGAGATCGAGGGCATCGAGATCCACGACCCCGAGGTCGATGGAGTGGAGCTGCGCCGCCGCGTCGGCATGGTGTTCCAGAAATCAAATCCCTTCCCCCGCACCATCTACGAGAACGTCGCCTACGGCCCGCGCATCCTGGGCGAGAAAAACAAGGGCGCGCTCGATGCCACCGTCGAGAAAGCGCTGCGCGGTGCCGCCCTCTGGGACGAGGTGAAAGACCGCCTCAACGAGAGCGCCTTCAGCCTCTCCGGCGGGCAGCAACAACGCCTCTGCATCGCGCGCACCTGCGCCGTCGAGCCTTCCGTCATCCTCATGGACGAGCCATGCTCCGCACTCGATCCCATCGCCACCGCCCGCGTCGAGGAACTCATCCACGGCCTCAAGGCGGACTACACCATCGTCATCGTAACCCACAACATGCAGCAGGCCGCCCGCGTCTCCGACAAGACCGCTTTCTTCTATCTCGGCGAGCTGATTGAATACGGTGCCACCGCCCGTATGTTCTCCAACCCGCGGGTCAAGCAGACCGAGGAATACATCACCGGCAGGTTCGGTTAA
- the phoU gene encoding phosphate signaling complex protein PhoU produces the protein MNSSPHILRDFDAAISTLKGEVLKMAAKSRHNLERAVQSLMERNLELANSVIAEDDDVDELERVIDQLGMDILVKYHPLATDLRLVVSSMKISMNLERISDHSVNIAKRAKKIMAAPELGDVNLIEPLYTLADHLLRDAISAYSDGNATLGASLHARDKELDRMDKAATAQFGSRIEGTEGRSQEYLHLIFIIRSLERVGDLASNIGEDAVYLEHAKDLRHLSKGDREIQPDE, from the coding sequence ATGAACAGCTCACCACACATACTCAGGGACTTCGACGCCGCCATCTCCACCCTCAAGGGAGAGGTGCTCAAAATGGCCGCCAAATCCCGCCACAACCTAGAGCGCGCGGTGCAGTCGCTCATGGAGCGCAACCTGGAGCTCGCCAACTCCGTCATCGCGGAAGACGACGATGTCGATGAGCTCGAGCGCGTCATCGACCAGCTCGGTATGGACATCCTGGTGAAGTACCACCCCCTCGCCACCGACCTCCGGCTCGTCGTTTCATCGATGAAGATCTCCATGAACCTGGAGCGCATCTCCGACCACTCCGTGAACATCGCCAAGCGCGCCAAGAAAATCATGGCCGCACCTGAGCTCGGCGATGTGAACCTCATCGAGCCGCTCTACACGCTCGCCGACCATCTCCTGCGCGACGCCATTTCCGCTTACAGCGACGGCAACGCCACCCTCGGCGCCTCCCTTCACGCCCGCGACAAGGAGCTCGACCGCATGGACAAGGCCGCCACCGCCCAGTTCGGCTCCCGCATCGAGGGGACGGAGGGGCGCAGCCAGGAATACCTCCACCTCATCTTCATCATCCGCTCCCTCGAGCGCGTCGGCGACCTGGCCTCGAACATCGGCGAGGATGCCGTTTACCTCGAGCACGCCAAGGATCTCCGCCACCTCAGCAAGGGCGACCGCGAGATCCAGCCAGACGAGTGA
- a CDS encoding site-specific DNA-methyltransferase, protein MADSDNGRILGDPGELHGELRSFVGFGRATETEERHFGELRVPVYGNEFWTSKQRDGHSLHEVSYRACYKPQLPGFFIGRFCNPGDLVYDPFMGRGTTLVEAQLRGCRVVGNDVNPLSGVLAAPRLKPPTAAMVEARLAEIRLPDPGEMDPDLLVFFSSETLGELYGWRSYFRIRKQEGTFDQADAWIQMVACNRLTGHSKGFFSVYTLPPNQATSLAAQRRINEKRRQVPEYRDTKALILRKTKRLLRHPLPENYGRDGFGIVCSSADSTPAIPGDSVKLVVTSPPFLDAVDYVGDNWLRMWFCELEADPGRIWQIRSLEAWAARMTDVFRELKRVLQPGGVVAFEVGEVRGGLLSLENEVVKAGCEAGLVPECIMINSQDFTKTANCWGVSNNRKGTNSNRIVILGKEA, encoded by the coding sequence ATGGCTGATAGCGACAATGGGAGGATTTTGGGAGATCCGGGCGAACTGCATGGCGAGCTGCGTTCGTTTGTCGGGTTCGGGCGTGCCACGGAGACGGAGGAAAGGCATTTTGGGGAATTGCGGGTGCCGGTGTACGGGAACGAGTTCTGGACCTCCAAGCAAAGGGACGGGCACTCCTTGCACGAGGTCTCATACCGCGCCTGCTACAAGCCGCAGCTCCCGGGTTTTTTCATCGGGCGTTTCTGCAATCCGGGCGACCTTGTCTATGATCCGTTCATGGGCAGGGGAACGACGCTTGTCGAAGCGCAGCTGAGGGGATGCCGGGTGGTCGGAAACGATGTGAACCCGCTTTCCGGGGTTCTTGCCGCGCCGCGCCTCAAGCCCCCGACGGCGGCGATGGTCGAGGCTCGGCTGGCGGAAATTCGCTTGCCGGATCCCGGGGAAATGGATCCCGATCTTCTCGTTTTTTTCTCTTCCGAGACGCTGGGCGAACTCTATGGATGGCGCTCGTATTTCCGCATTCGGAAACAAGAGGGCACCTTTGACCAGGCGGATGCATGGATCCAGATGGTTGCCTGCAACCGGCTTACCGGGCACTCCAAGGGATTCTTTTCGGTGTACACCCTGCCTCCCAACCAGGCTACCTCCCTGGCCGCCCAGCGCCGCATCAACGAGAAAAGGCGGCAAGTCCCCGAATACCGCGACACCAAGGCGCTGATACTGAGGAAGACCAAGCGGCTGCTCCGTCATCCGCTGCCGGAAAACTACGGCCGCGATGGCTTTGGGATCGTCTGTTCCTCCGCCGATTCGACACCTGCGATTCCCGGCGATTCGGTGAAGCTGGTGGTCACTTCGCCCCCGTTCCTGGATGCGGTGGACTACGTTGGAGACAACTGGCTGCGGATGTGGTTCTGCGAACTTGAGGCCGATCCGGGGCGGATCTGGCAGATCAGGTCGCTCGAAGCCTGGGCAGCCCGGATGACGGACGTGTTCAGGGAGCTGAAGCGTGTGCTCCAGCCCGGCGGTGTCGTTGCCTTTGAGGTCGGCGAGGTGCGCGGGGGACTGTTGTCGCTCGAGAACGAGGTGGTCAAAGCGGGCTGCGAGGCGGGGCTTGTTCCGGAGTGCATCATGATCAACTCCCAGGATTTCACAAAGACGGCAAACTGCTGGGGTGTCTCCAACAACCGGAAAGGCACCAACAGCAACCGCATCGTGATCCTCGGGAAGGAAGCCTGA
- a CDS encoding alkaline phosphatase family protein has protein sequence MMAFLCCCLPATLFAGRDQVAEIQADHAVGRIAFGSCLRKPDGAQILDKVLAYKPDLFIWLGDNIYADTLDQPARFDELYGRLGANPRFQKLSDTCPQLAIWDDHDYGADNSGMTYPLKEPSKLAFGKFWRVPEKSAFWHREGIYRAVEYGSAGQRVQVILLDGRWHLDQANPAEKGSYLGEAQWAWLGEVLERPAKVRVICSGVQVIKLNGNGKNWEMWGHHPTERQRLFDLIGSTKAAGVVFISGDMHFGEIFKTTDTAYPFHDITASGMDQIHGHAGKTQPGPEQIGSSLIKSLNFGGLVIDWEKSVLQLEILNGEGEAFLSHPVPLGDLQAGG, from the coding sequence ATGATGGCATTTCTATGCTGCTGCCTGCCTGCGACGCTCTTCGCCGGGCGCGATCAGGTGGCCGAGATCCAGGCGGATCATGCCGTCGGCCGGATCGCCTTCGGCTCCTGCCTGAGGAAGCCGGATGGCGCTCAAATCCTCGATAAGGTCCTCGCCTACAAGCCCGACCTGTTCATTTGGCTCGGGGACAACATCTACGCCGACACCCTGGATCAGCCGGCCCGCTTCGATGAGCTCTACGGCCGGTTGGGGGCGAACCCGCGCTTCCAGAAACTCAGTGACACCTGCCCGCAACTCGCGATCTGGGACGACCACGATTACGGTGCGGACAATTCCGGCATGACCTATCCGCTCAAGGAGCCATCGAAGCTGGCTTTCGGGAAATTCTGGCGGGTTCCTGAAAAGTCGGCTTTCTGGCACAGGGAGGGCATTTACCGGGCCGTGGAATACGGATCCGCCGGCCAGCGGGTGCAGGTCATCCTGCTGGATGGCAGGTGGCATCTCGATCAGGCCAATCCGGCTGAGAAGGGCAGTTACCTCGGCGAGGCGCAGTGGGCCTGGCTGGGGGAGGTGCTGGAGCGTCCGGCCAAGGTGCGGGTGATTTGCTCCGGCGTGCAGGTGATCAAGCTCAACGGGAACGGCAAGAACTGGGAGATGTGGGGGCACCATCCCACCGAGCGCCAGCGCCTTTTCGATCTGATCGGATCCACCAAGGCCGCGGGCGTGGTCTTCATCAGTGGCGACATGCACTTCGGTGAGATTTTCAAAACCACCGACACGGCCTATCCATTCCATGACATAACGGCGAGTGGCATGGACCAGATCCATGGCCATGCGGGCAAAACACAGCCTGGCCCTGAGCAAATCGGCTCATCCTTGATCAAGTCCCTGAATTTCGGCGGCCTCGTCATCGACTGGGAGAAGTCGGTCTTGCAACTGGAGATCCTCAACGGCGAAGGCGAGGCCTTCCTCAGCCATCCGGTGCCGCTCGGGGATCTGCAGGCCGGCGGATAG
- the prmC gene encoding peptide chain release factor N(5)-glutamine methyltransferase, producing the protein MKSVLETINGGAEYLAKRGVAEPRRNMEHLLAHRLGCTRMQLYTQFDRPLEEEDLAPLRDLLKRRGEGVPLQHILGTVGFHGRDFLCDKRGLIPRPETEELVEMALANLPRRPLEILDMGCGSGVLGLTIAAERPESRVTLADVSPDALSLARENAARMGLGNVSFVESDLFGKITGSFHLIAANLPYVPAGEAAGLARELAHDPALALFSGADGLDLLKRFVPDSIGFLEPGGLVALEIGHDQASQVLGLLESCGFTDISVRTDLSGIARFPFAKKP; encoded by the coding sequence ATGAAGTCGGTTCTGGAAACGATCAATGGGGGTGCGGAGTATCTGGCGAAACGCGGGGTCGCCGAACCGCGGCGCAACATGGAGCACCTGCTCGCCCACCGTCTCGGCTGCACGCGTATGCAGCTCTACACCCAGTTCGACAGGCCGCTGGAGGAGGAGGATCTCGCCCCCCTGCGCGATCTGCTGAAACGCCGCGGCGAGGGCGTCCCGCTCCAGCACATCCTCGGCACGGTCGGCTTCCATGGCCGGGATTTCCTCTGCGACAAACGTGGCCTCATCCCCCGCCCCGAGACCGAGGAACTGGTGGAAATGGCCCTCGCCAATCTTCCCCGGCGTCCCCTGGAAATCCTCGACATGGGCTGCGGCTCCGGGGTGCTCGGCCTGACGATCGCCGCCGAACGGCCGGAGTCCCGCGTGACACTGGCCGATGTTTCGCCGGATGCCCTTTCACTCGCCCGCGAAAACGCCGCACGGATGGGCTTGGGAAACGTTTCCTTCGTGGAAAGCGATCTTTTCGGTAAAATCACCGGCAGCTTCCATCTCATCGCCGCGAACCTTCCCTACGTCCCCGCCGGCGAGGCCGCCGGATTGGCCCGCGAGCTGGCGCACGATCCCGCGCTCGCGCTGTTTTCCGGGGCGGACGGATTGGACCTGTTGAAAAGGTTTGTCCCGGATTCCATCGGTTTCCTTGAGCCCGGCGGCCTCGTCGCCCTGGAAATTGGCCACGATCAGGCTTCACAGGTGCTCGGGTTGTTGGAAAGCTGCGGCTTCACGGACATCAGCGTCCGCACGGATCTCAGCGGGATCGCCCGTTTCCCATTTGCGAAAAAACCATAA
- the murA gene encoding UDP-N-acetylglucosamine 1-carboxyvinyltransferase, which yields MDKLVVHGGSTIKGAVNISGSKNASLPILAAAILTGEDCIIRRVPDVSDTNYMIQILSALGADVERSSGTVRITCADIAEEAPYELVRRMRASICVMGPLLARKGRAVVSLPGGCVIGDRPVDLHLKGMQALGAKIEFEAGNIILTAPDGLKGAEMDLRGESGPTVLGTDNVMMAATLAEGVTVIESAAAEPEVLDLANFLNAMGAKITGAGTRRIVIEGVKELKGVEHTVIPDRIEAGTFMAAAALAGEGVTLNRVNRAHLKAITEAIVKSGHKVEFNEAGDSCFIERGETLQGVDLNTAPFPGYPTDMQAQMTALLATTPGISVIKDSIFPQRFMHCAELKRMGADIKMDHGTAIVRGVTQLSAAPVMASDLRASAALVLAALRAKGSTEISRLYHIDRGYEHIDEKLLTLGANVERVRV from the coding sequence ATGGATAAACTCGTCGTCCACGGCGGCTCCACGATCAAGGGAGCCGTCAACATTTCCGGCTCCAAGAACGCCTCGCTGCCCATCCTCGCCGCCGCCATCCTCACCGGCGAGGACTGCATCATCCGCCGCGTGCCGGACGTCTCGGACACGAACTACATGATCCAGATCCTCAGCGCCCTCGGCGCGGATGTGGAGCGCTCCTCCGGCACCGTCCGCATCACCTGTGCCGACATCGCGGAGGAAGCCCCCTACGAACTCGTCCGCCGCATGCGCGCCTCCATCTGCGTCATGGGCCCGCTGCTCGCCCGGAAAGGCCGGGCCGTGGTCTCGCTGCCGGGCGGTTGCGTGATCGGCGACAGGCCGGTGGATCTCCATCTGAAAGGGATGCAGGCGCTCGGCGCGAAGATCGAGTTCGAGGCCGGGAACATCATCCTCACCGCCCCGGATGGGTTGAAAGGCGCGGAAATGGATCTCCGCGGCGAAAGCGGCCCAACCGTCCTCGGCACCGACAACGTGATGATGGCCGCGACGCTGGCCGAGGGCGTCACCGTCATCGAATCCGCCGCCGCCGAGCCGGAGGTGCTGGATCTCGCGAATTTCCTCAACGCCATGGGCGCGAAGATCACCGGCGCTGGCACCAGGCGCATAGTGATCGAGGGGGTCAAGGAACTCAAAGGCGTGGAGCACACGGTGATACCCGATCGCATCGAGGCGGGAACCTTCATGGCCGCCGCCGCGCTGGCCGGCGAGGGCGTCACCCTGAACCGCGTCAACCGCGCCCACCTCAAGGCGATCACCGAGGCCATCGTGAAATCCGGCCACAAGGTCGAGTTCAACGAGGCGGGGGATTCCTGCTTCATCGAGCGCGGGGAAACCCTCCAAGGCGTCGATCTCAACACGGCCCCCTTCCCCGGCTACCCGACGGACATGCAGGCGCAGATGACCGCCCTGCTCGCCACCACCCCCGGGATCAGCGTCATCAAGGACAGCATTTTCCCGCAACGCTTCATGCACTGCGCCGAACTGAAGCGGATGGGCGCCGACATCAAAATGGACCACGGCACCGCCATTGTCCGTGGAGTGACCCAGCTCTCCGCAGCCCCGGTGATGGCCTCGGATCTCCGCGCGTCCGCCGCCCTTGTCCTCGCCGCCCTGCGCGCAAAAGGCAGCACGGAAATCTCCCGCCTCTACCACATCGACCGCGGCTACGAGCACATCGACGAGAAACTCCTCACCCTCGGCGCAAACGTCGAGCGCGTGCGCGTGTAA